gctggtgaggagTCTGGAACAGAAGTCCTGGAAGGAGTTGCTGAAGGAcctggggatgtttatcctggaggaggctcagggagacaaggTGGTGTTAGGGCACAGATTGGACTTAtatgatctccaaggtcttttccagcctggctggttctgtgattctctgaaaccACCCTTGGAGCAgttgcaggatgagccctgggcctcctcttcAGAATATAcagcagcccaggtccctcagcttctccacacagccccaaagcccatcctgtcagtcctgcagagcctctccagcccctcctcactgcccacaaaagggagccccacacccagacacaccagcccagatgtgccccccccggcctgtggtgcctctggcaagggagcagcacaaggcactgcaggaggatgcagacAATTCCTTGTAAGGAATTACAATCACTTGTAAGATGATCCTTCTCTCCAAGGGATGTTCCCATCGTGGCAAATCAGGAACTGAAAGATGGGTCCAGAGCAGAAAGGACAAACAGGGTTGGACTGCTTGaaggggtgggaagggatgggaaataGGAAGAAATCTGCAAGAATGAAGAGTACAGAAAACAAAGGTGAAGCCAAGGAAAAGCtcagggcagtttggggtgGCTGCCAGGTAGCCCTGGCTCTGACCAACATCATCTGCAGTCGGACAGTTCATGGGAACTGACTTTGTGCCTGACTGCAGAGGCCACGacaaacctgagtggtttccctcccatccccagcccttgctggcccaggggctgatggcatttgtgctcactcagctccatctccccacagcagcaccatgggggtgctgacacctgctctgtgcagtgcaaacaggggctcctgagccagtgctgccatgtctgtgcctgcaaggatgcggcacctgtgtgagctgggggagaggccagggctgcagaggggggatgttgttggcaggtgcatgaggacgctctgggacgctgccctgggctgtccagtgcagtggggatggatcagcccctgctctgctgctccttgccagggtctcccccttgcagggcccttgcagagcaccagccatgctgtttgtcccagcctgcccacggccagcctggggctgctcacgggggttttctctgctcagcattggCCTGACCAAGTGCTctggagagagcctggccaaggagcctggagcccccagaCCCTGGCCTGAGGcgtcagcgctgccccagcagtgcccatggcctgtccctgctgcagccccggcactgccacccccagggctgtgcccggccccgagagcactcaggccctgcagcaacacgaggggcaggaggcagcggggcagtggcacgggagcagcactggctgctgctgctgggcacagctgctgtgccagcactgatctgccccagctctgcacacagacactgctgctgcagctccataGAAGGGAACAAAGGGGCATCTCTGGAAAAAACTTTGCTAGTAGATCCTTTAGTTCATTTAAAGCCACCAAGAGCACAGCTCCTTACTGATACAGTCTGTGTGTCACAATAAAGGTGGAGACAAACAAAATGAGAACTGGCACAAACAGTGGCATTTCTTTGTGGgcaatagtgaaaaaaaaaaccaaagaaaagaaaggaacaaaCTAAGAGCCAAACCAACAAGGAGTATCAAAGTTGACTTTTATTACAAGTAGTTACCAGTAATCAGCCAGCAGCTTAATGTGACCTAAACTGCCGAGTCATCAGTCTCCACACAGCAGCCTTGAGCTCttggttcctcaggctgtagatgagggggttcagggctggaggcatcaccgagtacagaactgacagggacagatccagggatggagaggagatggaggggggcttcaggtAGGCACAAAAGCCTGTGCTGATAAACAGAGAGACTACAGCCAGGTGAGGgaagcaggtggaaaaggctttgtgtcgtccctgctcagaggggatcctcagcacgACCCTGAATATCTGCACATAGGACAAAACAATGAACATAAAACAACCAAATGATAAAGTGGCGTTAACTGCAATGAGCCCAAGTTCCCTGAGGTAagagtgtgagcaggagagcttgaggatgtgtgggatttcacagaagaactggcccagggcattgccatgacacaggggcagggaaaatgtattggctgtgtgcagcagagcattgagaaagccactggcccaggcagctgctgccatgtgggcacaagctctgctgcccaggagggtcccgtagtgcaggggtttgcagatggacatgtagcggtcgtagcacatgatggtcaggagggaAAGCTCTGTtccaaggaagaagaaaagcataaagacctgagcagcacatcctgtgTAGGAGATGGTCCttgtgtcccagagggaattgtgcatggctttgggcacagagGTGCAGATGGAGCCCAGGTCGctgagggccaggttgagca
Above is a window of Oenanthe melanoleuca isolate GR-GAL-2019-014 unplaced genomic scaffold, OMel1.0 S120, whole genome shotgun sequence DNA encoding:
- the LOC130266641 gene encoding olfactory receptor 14I1-like gives rise to the protein PHAKTLRISNSSSISHFLLLPLADTRQLQLLHFCLFLGISLAALLGNGLIISTIACSHHLHTPMFFFLLNLALSDLGSICTSVPKAMHNSLWDTRTISYTGCAAQIFRVVLRIPSEQGRHKAFSTCFPHLAVVSLFISTGFCAYLKPPSISSPSLDLSLSVLYSVMPPALNPLIYSLRNQELKAAVWRLMTRQFRSH